A stretch of Chloroflexota bacterium DNA encodes these proteins:
- a CDS encoding fibronectin type III domain-containing protein yields MLEGGRSSLAARSRLVMAIALAMTFNALGVATAEEPSNETVALVPNPAYGTIITDPDGWSLYTWDNDQITGESRCIDECAVDWPPYTVASAEELIPPEGLGASLGLIERDDGTWQVTLDNWPLYYFSGDVNPGDINGDGSMAFDAEWHVATVAGPALAFTPPPIAAAPPVQPPTPRASPATSQLAATPAPTGPPATATPFPAKTNVAAQSPFFSSAGRGIPPVAQVAPPPPPPAPAPPPPQANYQPIVTALVPPSGSVGLRWRPDPAAVTYRVYATIASAPQSFAQVQTIPVTPGVLVRSTVVTGLAPGTVYLLQVRAVGPTGLETVVPARLSLSIAPSTGAIPSPTNLTVGTITPTTAVLTWTPSAGATSYQVLQASTQNGPFTPATVINLSMTGATVTGLTPFTITYFEVVATDAFGNTSPPSNKVYVLTGLNIGGPVP; encoded by the coding sequence ATGCTCGAGGGAGGGCGGAGCAGTCTCGCCGCTCGTAGCCGACTCGTGATGGCCATCGCGCTGGCGATGACGTTCAATGCCCTGGGCGTGGCGACGGCGGAAGAGCCCAGCAACGAGACGGTGGCGCTGGTCCCGAATCCAGCATACGGAACAATCATCACCGATCCAGACGGTTGGTCCCTCTACACGTGGGACAACGACCAGATCACCGGCGAGAGCCGATGCATTGATGAGTGCGCCGTCGATTGGCCGCCCTACACCGTCGCGAGCGCTGAGGAGCTAATCCCGCCGGAAGGGCTCGGCGCAAGCCTCGGACTGATCGAGCGTGACGACGGAACCTGGCAGGTGACCCTCGACAACTGGCCCTTGTACTACTTTTCCGGCGACGTGAACCCCGGAGACATCAACGGCGACGGATCGATGGCCTTCGATGCCGAATGGCACGTGGCGACGGTCGCCGGCCCTGCGCTGGCCTTCACGCCGCCGCCGATTGCCGCCGCGCCACCCGTCCAGCCTCCAACGCCCCGCGCGTCGCCCGCGACCTCGCAGCTCGCGGCGACCCCCGCCCCCACCGGCCCGCCTGCGACGGCCACGCCGTTCCCGGCCAAGACAAACGTGGCCGCGCAGTCGCCCTTCTTCAGCTCAGCCGGCAGGGGCATTCCTCCCGTGGCGCAGGTAGCACCGCCCCCGCCCCCGCCGGCACCTGCACCTCCGCCGCCCCAGGCGAACTACCAGCCGATCGTCACGGCCCTCGTGCCCCCCAGCGGGAGCGTCGGCCTCCGCTGGCGGCCCGACCCGGCGGCGGTGACCTATCGCGTCTACGCGACCATCGCTTCCGCGCCCCAGAGCTTCGCGCAAGTCCAGACGATTCCGGTCACGCCTGGCGTCCTCGTCCGAAGCACGGTCGTGACGGGTCTGGCGCCGGGCACCGTGTACCTGCTCCAGGTGAGAGCTGTCGGCCCGACCGGCCTGGAGACCGTCGTGCCAGCGCGCCTGTCGCTAAGCATCGCCCCGAGCACGGGGGCGATCCCGTCTCCAACCAACCTGACGGTCGGCACCATCACGCCGACCACCGCCGTCCTCACCTGGACGCCCAGCGCGGGCGCCACGAGCTACCAGGTGCTCCAAGCGTCGACCCAGAACGGGCCGTTCACACCAGCGACCGTGATCAACCTCTCCATGACCGGGGCGACGGTCACGGGGTTGACGCCTTTTACCATCACCTACTTCGAGGTCGTGGCGACCGATGCCTTCGGCAACACGAGCCCGCCCTCCAACAAGGTGTACGTGCTCACCGGGCTGAACATCGGCGGACCCGTCCCGTGA
- a CDS encoding DinB family protein, giving the protein MDAETLRELFRYHFWVNDRLLQLIPKLTAEQTRERFGASFDSIHGTLAHLAAAETVWLARWRGTSPAHLLGANDFPTVAEVQDHWTRVRADVQTFLDGVTDAQLAAPLRWTNTSGNSFELPMWQTMMQVVNHGTHHRAELCDMLTRSGFPPPPTDIIVYFAERAGQM; this is encoded by the coding sequence ATGGACGCCGAAACCCTGCGCGAGCTGTTCCGCTACCACTTCTGGGTCAATGACCGCCTGCTTCAGCTCATCCCGAAGCTCACCGCGGAGCAGACACGCGAGCGATTCGGCGCCAGCTTCGACTCGATCCACGGCACCCTGGCGCACCTGGCGGCCGCTGAGACGGTCTGGCTCGCCCGCTGGCGGGGAACCTCCCCGGCGCACCTCCTGGGCGCTAACGACTTCCCCACCGTCGCGGAGGTCCAGGACCACTGGACGCGTGTCCGCGCCGACGTTCAGACGTTCCTGGATGGGGTGACTGACGCACAGCTCGCCGCGCCGCTTCGCTGGACGAACACCTCGGGCAACTCGTTCGAGCTGCCAATGTGGCAGACGATGATGCAGGTCGTGAACCACGGCACGCACCACCGAGCCGAGCTGTGCGACATGTTGACACGGTCCGGCTTCCCACCGCCGCCGACCGACATCATCGTGTACTTCGCCGAGCGCGCCGGCCAAATGTGA